In Solanum lycopersicum chromosome 5, SLM_r2.1, the following are encoded in one genomic region:
- the LOC101247325 gene encoding E3 ubiquitin-protein ligase SDIR1 isoform X1: MSFVFRGARADIEPGFPGLIPERRAVRVHAGRPVNTNSLAFLVTVLLLFMILNSHQMSPNFLLWLVLGVFFMATTLRMYATCQQLQAQAQAHAVAASGGLLGPTELRLHMPPSIALATRGRLRGLRLQLALLDREFDDLDYETLRALDSDDAPTTPSMTEEEINALPVHKYKVSGPQSAGTSTHPTSSSGSTEKKQEPANAVGGTKNSDDELTCSVCLEQVSDGELIRSLPCLHQFHANCIDPWLRQRGTCPVCKFRAGSRWDENEQGGEDAYDMV, encoded by the exons ATGAGTTTTGTTTTCCGAGGCGCTAGAGCAGATATAGAACCTGGTTTTCCAGGATTGATCCCTGAGCGCCGTGCAGTG CGAGTCCATGCTGGCCGTCCAGTTAATACTAACTCACTAGCTTTTCTTGTCACAG TGCTCTTGCTGTTCATGATTCTGAATTCTCATCAAATGTCACCAAACTTTCTG CTGTGGTTGGTGCTTGGTGTCTTCTTCATGGCAACAACCCTAAGGATGTATGCAACGTGTCAGCAGCTTCAAGCCCAAGCACAAGCTCACGCTGTTGCTGCAAGTGGTGGCCTTCTTGGTCCTACAGAGTTGCGGCTGCATATGCCCCCATCAATAGCACTTGCAACCAGAGGACGGTTGCGAGGCCTCAGACTACAGCTTGCACTTCTTGATAGAGAGTTTGATGACTTAG ATTATGAAACGTTGAGGGCACTGGATTCTGATGATGCTCCTACAACCCCATCAATGACTGAGGAAGAGATAAATGCCCTTCCTGTTCACAAGTATAAGGTTTCTGGACCACAAAG TGCTGGTACATCAACACACCCAACATCTTCTTCAGGGTCCACTGAG AAGAAGCAAGAACCTGCAAATGCTGTAGGAGGTACAAAGAACTCAGATGACGAACTAACTTGCAGTGTCTGCTTGGAGCAAGTCAGTGATGGTGAACTCATTCGTAGCTTGCCTTGCTTACATCAG TTCCATGCAAACTGTATTGACCCATGGCTACGGCAGCGGGGAACTTGCCCTGTCTGCAAATTTAGGGCTGGGTCCAGGTGGGATGAGAATGAACAAGGCGGAGAAGATGCTTATGATATGGTGTAG
- the LOC101247325 gene encoding E3 ubiquitin-protein ligase SDIR1 isoform X2, translated as MILNSHQMSPNFLLWLVLGVFFMATTLRMYATCQQLQAQAQAHAVAASGGLLGPTELRLHMPPSIALATRGRLRGLRLQLALLDREFDDLDYETLRALDSDDAPTTPSMTEEEINALPVHKYKVSGPQSAGTSTHPTSSSGSTEKKQEPANAVGGTKNSDDELTCSVCLEQVSDGELIRSLPCLHQFHANCIDPWLRQRGTCPVCKFRAGSRWDENEQGGEDAYDMV; from the exons ATGATTCTGAATTCTCATCAAATGTCACCAAACTTTCTG CTGTGGTTGGTGCTTGGTGTCTTCTTCATGGCAACAACCCTAAGGATGTATGCAACGTGTCAGCAGCTTCAAGCCCAAGCACAAGCTCACGCTGTTGCTGCAAGTGGTGGCCTTCTTGGTCCTACAGAGTTGCGGCTGCATATGCCCCCATCAATAGCACTTGCAACCAGAGGACGGTTGCGAGGCCTCAGACTACAGCTTGCACTTCTTGATAGAGAGTTTGATGACTTAG ATTATGAAACGTTGAGGGCACTGGATTCTGATGATGCTCCTACAACCCCATCAATGACTGAGGAAGAGATAAATGCCCTTCCTGTTCACAAGTATAAGGTTTCTGGACCACAAAG TGCTGGTACATCAACACACCCAACATCTTCTTCAGGGTCCACTGAG AAGAAGCAAGAACCTGCAAATGCTGTAGGAGGTACAAAGAACTCAGATGACGAACTAACTTGCAGTGTCTGCTTGGAGCAAGTCAGTGATGGTGAACTCATTCGTAGCTTGCCTTGCTTACATCAG TTCCATGCAAACTGTATTGACCCATGGCTACGGCAGCGGGGAACTTGCCCTGTCTGCAAATTTAGGGCTGGGTCCAGGTGGGATGAGAATGAACAAGGCGGAGAAGATGCTTATGATATGGTGTAG